A window of Babesia microti strain RI chromosome III, complete genome contains these coding sequences:
- a CDS encoding citrate synthase (overlaps_old_locusTagID:BBM_III01820) translates to MRECQTWNKLRSFIFYKTKNSYTPRPMIYSTLMPISTRISSVCDNHKRSFSTINSENSTSITPKFLNTVNCDEIKIFNDIYDQMSEEASRKLNLINELKAKHSNKIIDNVSVASILGGLRGVFALVTDTSQIDPDKGILIHGLSIRELLDKLPKPTNASYPHTEAVFWFLLTGKIPTVDKALEFSKALNKLGIVPKHVYSVLDSLPTNAHPMMQYVVAVSALQTESIFKHQHSLGNLNKNTYWKFYLQDALSLMAKSLPIVAYIYNRTFINHNIKDGQGMILDPQLDYSSNLSKLLGLTSPRSEDMLRLYLAIHSDHEGGNVSAHSAHTIASALTDPFLSISGMLSGLSGPFHGLANQECIIWLMNLQNKLGGTEPTNEMITKIAKDTLARGQVIPGYGHAVLRIPDPRHDVMVEFAKKHMKNDPLFKLLDVCLKCIPQVLMDTNKVKCPHPNVDCSTGVVLNHFGLNHPEFYTVLFGLSRSMGVLAQIVWSRALNMPIDRPKSCTLNHLYNMLK, encoded by the exons ATGCGCGAATGTCAAACTTGGAACAAATTGagatcatttatattttataaaactaaaaattcTTATACGCCTAGGCCTATGATTTACAGTACTCTAATGCCCATTTCCACTCGTATTAGTTCTGTATGTGACAATCATAAGCGCTCATTTTCCACAATAAACTCGGAAAATTCAACTTCTATAACACctaaatttttgaatacTGTAAATTGTGATgaaatcaaaatatttaatgatatctATGACCAGATGTCTGAGGAGGCATCCCGCAAACtcaatttaattaatgaattaaagGCAAAACACTcgaataaaattattgacaaCGTTAGTGTAGCTTCCATATTGGGAG GCCTAAGGGGAGTATTTGCCTTGGTGACTGATACATCACAGATTGACCCGGATAAGGGGATTTTGATACATGGTTTGTCAATCAGAGAACTGCTTGACAAGTTACCAAAACCAACAAACGCTAGCTATCCACACACTGAAGCTGTATTCTGGTTTTTGCTCACAG GTAAAATACCGACAGTGGATAAGGCACTGGAATTCTCAAAGGCATTGAACAAGTTAGGCATAGTACCGAAACACGTTTATTCGGTGCTAGATTCGTTACCAACTAATGCACATCCTATGATGCAATACGTGGTGGCGGTATCAGCCTTGCAAACAGAGTCAATTTTCAAACATCAACACTCATTGGGCAACCTCAACAAAAATACctattggaaattttacCTACAAGATGCACTCTCACTA atGGCAAAGAGCCTACCTATAGTGgcatatatttacaaccGTACATTCATAAATCACAACATAAAGGATGGCCAGGGAATGATACTGGATCCTCAATTGGattattcatcaaatttatcaaaactATTGGGACTAACATCCCCAAGATCAGAGGATATGCTTAGATTATATCTAGCAATTCATTCCGACCATGAAG GAGGCAATGTATCAGCACACTCAGCTCATACCATTGCTAGTGCTTTGACTGACCCTTTTCTTAGTATCTCTGGCATGTTATCGGGGCTTTCCG GCCCATTCCATGGTCTAGCAAATCAGGAATGCATTATATGGCTTAtgaatttgcaaaataagTTAGGAGGCACTGAACCCACGAATGAAATgattacaaaaattgccaag gataCTCTAGCTAGAGGACAAGTCATTCCTGGCTATGGTCATGCGGTTTTGAGGATTCCAGACCCCAG ACATGACGTGATGGTAGAATTCGCCAAAAAACACATGAAAAATGATCCTCTGTTCAA ACTGCTTGATGTTTGCCTGAAATGTATTCCTCAAGTGCTAATGGACACAA ATAAGGTAAAATGCCCCCACCCTAATGTGGATTGCTCCACAGGCGTCGTATTAAACCACTTTGGCCTCAATCACCCTGAATTTTACACCGTTCTATTTGGATTATCCCGTTCCATGGGCGTGCTAGCCCAAATAG TATGGTCCAGAGCGTTGAATATGCCCATCGATAGGCCGAAGTCTTGCACTCTGAACCACCTGTACAATATGCTCAAATGA
- a CDS encoding UTP13, TBL3, U3 small nucleolar RNA-associated protein 13 (overlaps_old_locusTagID:BBM_III01805) — protein MLVESLENISNSAFPFELRMRLQSFIEDRLIFISSQSAFISYKNDLIFVTRLLDPSIITNFDQNSPNIAAYPLARTSCVLKTSHLSECGHLKCSCIKQYGNLSNFVSNGNVLALYFTSNLIVTYKLTWLPIRDSSDDIGLDLTKNLEFKAKRAALTCIALDDSGDYLACSYFDSTTLVYNSDNVYRKFNVKDAVSLMRFHDACLFCSSNQGDIYIYYLAESVIKLFQGHNSNISDLCFLSFNNTSGFLSSSFDSIVNLYSMDRNISLESSKCDHQVPLKQFLFSNPVIGITVLNTELYEKNFDTKSPWLLLAVTESYSFELIDPITTITLKKVTSGSNSAKRVFFCNNFFVVFTSSFELEFYDIKTFDLLYGMCCNFDKCYYARIPPTNFVTENLDCPFLLVLNGDEKVRLVSTSGYNMQITLYNHPDVVLTADMLGEFIATGSKDGTLIIYNLIQRNKINTICASQNSIVSIVLFKQTGSVNFVTADLENIVKIWSNDGTLLHITVAHSKTVNHIAISPNHKIIATASSDKIVKLFNNKLELLGSCKGHSKSVNHSIFIEKDMLLVTASNDTLVKCWNVKSFECIKTFQGHDNPVLVITQLDDYYIASADVTGIIKIWNLRNSLCAHTLQPHANKIWYMGLHSRFLVTCSEDDSIILWKYTENANTIPPSKERIRDQTEIDSLLASKNYVNALFLGIKLDMPSKALEIVTKFSEFIIFNQFSDDNSSTDCFVGSSLIKPLLNKIIKTRGSSEFANLLSCLCHLIRVCISNAKLSNIGNLFLSELLKHCNFDDLNLVSGHLQLGDLALLQSKHYNRIFHMAEKAWLLDLLVLDCGDLQVSKTMHHLNR, from the exons atgttagtAGAATCTCTTGAAAACATTTCAAACTCAGCATTCCCCTTCGAGCTGCGAATGCGATTGCAAAGTTTCATAGAGGACAGACTCATATTTATATCCTCTCAAAGCGCATTTATATCTTACAAGAATGACCTTATATTTGTTACTCGTCTTCTTGATCCATCCATTATTACGAATTTTGACCAAAATTCCCCAAATATTGCCGCGTATCCCCTTGCTAGGACGAGCTGTGTACTGAAGACATCCCATTTATCAGAATGCGGTCACTTGAAATGCAGTTGCATAAAGCAATAtggaaatttatctaatttTGTATCAAACGGCAATGTTTTGGCATTATATTTTACCAGCAATTTGATAGTCACTTACAAGCTCACATGGTTACCCATACGAGATTCGTCTGATGACATTGGATTGGATTTGacaaaaaatttagaaTTTAAG gCCAAAAGGGCTGCTCTAACTTGCATTGCATTGGATGATTCAGGGGATTATTTGGCCTGTAGTTACTTTGATTCCACCACACTGGTCTACAATTCCGATAATGTTTATCGCAAGTTTAATGTAAAGGATGCTGTATCACTCATGAGATTTCACGACGCATGCTTATTTTGTTCGTCAAATCAAGGAGATATCTACATCTACTACCTTGCTGAAAGCgttataaaattgttccAAGGGCATAATTCCAACATTTCCGATTTGTGCTTCCTTTCCTTCAACAACACAAGCGGATTTCTATCATCTTCTTTCGACTCTATCGTAAACCTTTATTCAATGGATCGCAACATAAGTTTGGAATCTTCAAAATGTGATCACCAAGTCCCCCTTAAGCAATTCCTCTTTTCCAATCCAGTAATAGGCATCACTGTACTGAATACAGAGTTATACGAAAAAAACTTCGACACCAAATCTCCCTGGCTACTATTAGCAGTCACCGAGAGTTATTCATTTGAACTTATAGATCCCATAACAACTATAACACTAAAG AAAGTAACATCTGGATCTAACAGTGCCAAACGTGTATTcttttgcaataatttttttgtgGTTTTTACTAGCTCTTTTGAACTGGAATTTTACGACATCAAAACATTTGACCTTCTTTACGGCATGTGCTGCAACTTTGACAAGTGTTACTATGCTAGAATTCCACCCACTAACTTCGTTACAGAAAACCTAGATTGCCCTTTTTTACTTGTACTCAATGGAGACGAAAAGGTGCGATTGGTGTCCACTAGTGGGTACAATATGCAGATTACACTGTACAATCATCCAGATGTAGTGCTTACGGCCGATATGTTAGGAG AATTTATCGCAACCGGGTCCAAGGATGGTACGCTAATCATTTACAACTTAATACAGCGCAACAAGATTAACACAATTTGTGCATCGCAAAATAGCATCGTATCTATAGTACTATTTAAGCAAACAGGAAGTGTGAATTTTGTAACAGCAGATcttgaaaatattgtcaaaatatGGTCAAATGATGGGACATTATTACACATAACTGTGGCTCACAGTAAGACTGTGAATCACATCGCAATTTCTCCAAATCATAAG ATCATAGCAACTGCGAGTTCGGATAAGATTGTTAAACTGTTTAATAACAAGTTGGAATTGTTAGGTTCGTGCAAGGGTCATTCCAAATCAGTAAATCATTCCATATTTATCGAAAAAGACATGCTTCTGGTAACTGCTTCCAATGATACTCTTGTTAAGTGTTGGAATGTCAAGTCTTTTGAATGCATAAAGACATTTCAG GGGCACGACAATCCGGTATTGGTTATTACGCAGCTCGATGATTATTACATTGCATCAGCTGATGTGACGggaattatcaaaatttggaaCCTAAGAAATTCACTTTGTGCCCACACTCTCCAACCTCATGCGAATAAG ATTTGGTACATGGGTTTGCACTCACGGTTTTTAGTGACTTGTAGCGAGGATGACTCAATCATTTTGTGGAAGTACACCGAAAATGCAAATACAATTCCCCCAAGCAAAGAGAGAATTCGGGATCAAACGGAAATTGATTCTCTATTGGCATCTAAAAACTATGTAAATGCCCTGTTTTTGGGCATAAAATTGGATATGCCCTCAAAGGCTCTAGAAATCGTTACCAAATTCTCAGAATTCATcatatttaatcaatttagCGATGATAACTCATCAACAGATTGTTTTGTTGGTTCTAGTTTGATTAAACCTCtgttaaacaaaataattaaaacGCGCGGTTCTAGCGAATTTGCCAACTTATTATCTTGCTTGTGCCACTTGATAAGGGTTTGTATTTCTAATGCAAAGTTATCAAacattggaaatttattcCTAAGTGAACTGCTAAAGCACTGCAACTTTGACGACCTAAATCTAGTGTCTGGTCACTTGCAATTGGGTGACCTAGCACTGCTGCAATCGAAGCATTACAATCGCATTTTTCACATGGCAGAGAAAGCGTGGCTACTGGATTTGTTGGTACTAGACTGCGGAGATTTGCAGGTTTCCAAGACAATGCACCATTTGAATCGGTAG
- a CDS encoding charged multivesicular body protein 2A (overlaps_old_locusTagID:BBM_III01815), giving the protein MGSSGSKDFCAEIIDVKRAIKSNIRELDRQILAAERNANELVRRMKYKHANNDIEGAKSLAQEIQNNRKVMASFKSTKSQCTLLLSKVITAHSMNKLTDSVKKSCILLKRDNMNLEEFQKILNTLEMHETQDSIKQELIEEALVDTSGNFEDIFKEFNLSTNKKPVDEMGDFEQRVLNLNR; this is encoded by the exons ATGGGTTCATCTGGGTCTAAAGACTTTTGCGCCGAGATTATCGATGTAAAACGGGCCATAAAAAGCAATATAAGGGAACTAGATCGGCAAATTTTGGCGGCTGAAAGAAATGCAAATGAACTGGTGCGGCGTATGAAGTATAAGCACGCCAACAATGATATCGAAGGGGCAAAGTCTCTTGCACAGGAAATCCAAAACAACAGAAAAGTTATGGCTAGCTTCAAATCTACAAAATCGCAATGTACACTTCTACTGTCAAAGGTCATAACTGCCCACTCCATGAATAAATTGACGGACAGTGTCAAAAAATCgtgtatattattgaaAAGGGATAACATGAACTTGGAAGAATTCCAGAAGATTTTAAACACTCTTGAGATGCACGAGACTCAGGATAGTATCAAACAGGAACTGATAGAGGAAGCTCTTGTAG ACACAAGTGGCAATTTTGAAGATATATTCAAGGAATTCAACctatcaacaaataaaaaacCTGTTGATGAAATGGGTGATTTTGAGCAAAGAGTTCTCAATCTCAATAGATAA
- a CDS encoding cell cycle arrest protein BUB3 (overlaps_old_locusTagID:BBM_III01810;~overlaps_old_locusTagID:BBM_III01815) → MNPWHSPRHITTPGCQGRGASMSTLLAHQGGLVSSLVFSPFQNRNILACTSWDKSVTLYDESNSAVLSHSDSRPILCCDFVEDSSICFAGISKTLSLLDINKNVSSKIGRHDAAIHRVKYHKGTNTVIAIGWDKTIRLYDLRANLLNAVLQANLHGKPCCMDLVKDTLVVADSAKRIYIYDLSAGLNAFETPKMRDNVLKYRYRSLSIFPDLKGFIVSSIEGRVAWELLDDSSDSKGNQYVFKCHRDKDTAEELIYSVDATSFHPNGTFVTGGADGVVCAWDGYTRKRLWKTSPFNAGVTAITYDPKGEKLAIATGNIYNMGQETIKPRVVIKTL, encoded by the exons ATGAACCCATGGCACAGCCCTAGGCACATCACAACACCTGGTTGCCAAGGCCGTGGTGCCAGTATGTCAACCCTCCTAGCCCATCAAGGGGGCCTAGTATCATCTCTTGTATTTTCTCCCTTTCAAAATCGCAACATTTTAGCTTGCACCTCTTGGGATAAG TCAGTAACACTTTATGACGAATCCAATTCTGCTGTATTGTCACATTCGGATTCCCGTCCAATACTATGTTGCGACTTTGTAGAGGATTCTTCAATATGTTTTGCGGGAATTAGCAAAACTCTCTCACttttagatataaataagAATGTTTCTTCAAAAATCGGCAGGCATGACGCTGCAATACACCGTGTTAAGTATCACAAGGGCACAA ATACTGTGATAGCTATTGGGTGGGATAAAACTATCCGATTATATGATTTGAGAGCTAATTTGCTAAATGCAGTTCTGCAGGCAAACCTGCACGGTAAACCCTGTTGCATGGACCTTGTAAAGGATACTTTGGTGGTTGCAGATTCAGCCAAAAGG ATCTATATTTACGATTTGTCTGCTGGGTTAAATGCATTTGAAACGCCTAAAATGAGGGATAATGTGCTTAAATACCGGTACCGtagtttatcaattttcCCCGATTTGAAAGGATTCATCGTCTCATCCATCGAAGGAAGGGTGGCATGGGAACTATTGGATGATTCGAGCGACAGCAAGGGAAATCAATATGTATTCAAATGCCACAGGGATAAAGACACAGCTGAAGAGTTAATTTACAGTGTGGATGCCACGTCGTTCCATCCAAATGGAACATTTGTAACAGGCGGGGCTGACGGCGTAGTTTGTGCATGGGATGGATACACCAGGAAGAGACTTTGGAAAACAAGTCCATTCAACGCCGGAGTGACTGCAATTACTTACGATCCCAAAGGGGAGAAACTCGCAATAGCCACgggaaatatttataacatgGGCCAAGAAACAATTAAGCCACGGGTCGTCATTAAAACCCTCTAA